Within Protaetiibacter intestinalis, the genomic segment TGTCGACCTCGCCCATGTAGATCGTGCAGTCGAGGCCGAAGAGGGCCGCGGCCGTCGCGGTGGCGACGCCGTGCTGGCCGGCGCCGGTCTCGGCGATGACGCGCGTCTTGCCGATCCGGCGGGTGAGCAGGGCCTGGCCGAGCACGTTGTTGATCTTGTGGGAGCCGGTGTGGTTGAGGTCCTCGCGCTTGAGGAAGACCCGTGCGCCGCCCGCGTGCTCGGCGAAGCGCGGCACCTCGGTGACGATCGACGGACGGCCGGTGTAGCTGCGGTGCAGCTCGTCGAGCTCGGCCTGGAACGCCGGGTCGGCCTTGGCCTCCTCGTAGGCGGCCGCGAGCTCGTCGATCGCCGCGATGAGCGACTCGGGCATGAAGCGCCCGCCGTACTCGCCGAAGAACGGGCCGGGCAGAGCGCGCAGGCTCGCCCGGATGCCGGCGCTCATCCCGCCGCCAGGAAGGTCTCGAGGGTGGCGACCGGGTCGTCTCCCGTCACGAGCGCCTCGCCGATGAGCACGACGTCGGCACCCGAGGCGCGGTAGTGGGCCACGTCGGCAGGCGAGGACACGGCCGACTCGGCCACCCGGATGACGCCCGCCGGGATCGAGTCGGCGAGCGTGCCGAACAGGTCGCGGTCGAGCTGGAACGTCGACAGGTCGCGCGCGTTGACGCCCACGACACCCGCACCGATCTCGAGCGCGCGCTCGACCTCGGACGCCGAGTGCGCCTCGACGAGCGCCGTCATGCCGAGCTGGCCGATGAGCTCGTGGAGCTCCGCGAGCACGGGCTGCTCGAGCGCGGCCACGATGAGCAGCACGAGGTCGGCACCCGCGGCGCGCGCCTCGAACACCTGGTACGGCTCGGCGATGAAGTCCTTGCGCAGCACGGGCAGCTCGACGGCCGCGCGCACGTCGCGCAGGTCGTCGAGCGATCCGCCGAAGCGGCGCTGCTCGGTGAGCACGCTGATCGCGCTCGCCCCACCGGTCTGGTACGAGACGGCGAGGCCCGCGGGATCGCGGATCTCGGCGAGCGAACCGCGCGAGGGGCTCGCACGTTTCACCTCGGCGATGATCTTGACGCGCTCGGCGGGCGCGAGCGCCGCATGGGCGTCACGCGGCGCGGGCGCGGCCAGCGCATCCGCCTCGACCTCGGCGAGACTGCGGGCAGCGCGACGGTCCGAGGCGTCCGCGAGGGCCCCGGCGACGAGTTCCGAGAGCACGCTAGTCGTGCACCTTCGCGACGTACTTGGGGCCCTTGACGCCGTAGCCGAGCTTCGCGAGCACCCACCCGACGATGAGACCCACCACGAGCAGCCCGGCCGACGCCCACACCAGGGCCGGCATGTCGAACCAGAAGAACAGCGTGCCGGCCGCGAAGGCGACGAGCATGATGATCACCGCGACCCACGCGGCGGGCGAGTGGCCGTGTCCGGGATCGTGCAGGTCGGTCACTGGGGCTCCTTCTCGAGTGCGCGCGGGCGAGGGCCCGCGGGATGCCCGCGACAGAGCGGGCGGGGTCAGTCTAGCGGGAGGGCGCGGTGGGGTCGTCGCCGTCGCTCAGCGCGTCCCACTCCGCGATGGGGTCGGATGCGACGGCCTCGGTGCGGGTGCGGCTGTACCGCCGCCCCGCGACGGGCCACCGACGGCCCGTGACGACCACGAGCGCACCGACGAGCGCGACGAGCACACCCAGCACGATCGCGACCGTCGGCCACGCGGTCGTGCTCGTGGAGGCGACGAGCGCCGCGACCGCCTCGTGCCCGCTCTCCCCGGTGACCTCGGTGATCGCCGAGGCGGAGGAGGCGACCGGGTCGCCGAGGGTCACCGCGCACACGGCGACGATCGCGGCGCCCACGAGCGCCTCGAGCACGCCGAACACCGCGCGGAACACCGGTCCCGCGAGGGCGAGCGCCGCGACCACCGCGAGCACGGTGAGCGCGAGCGGCGCGAGGCCCGAGGCCGCCACGTCTCCCCCGACCTGCAGCGGGGCCGGATCGCCGCTCGCGGCCGTGAACGTGAAGGTGAACCACGGCTGCGACCAGGCCAGCAGCACGAGCCCGGCGAGCACGGCGCTCGCGGCGAGCAGCATCCCCCGCAGACGGGATCCCGACATCCGCTAGCCGATCCGGCGCATCGCGTTCGCGATCGCCACGGCGCGCAGGGGCGCGGCCGCCTTGTTCTGGGCCTCCAGGTGCTCGCTCGCCGGGTCGGAGTCGGCCACGAGCCCGGCACCCGCCTGCACGTACGCCGTGTCGCCCACGAGCGTCGCGGTGCGGATCGCGATCGCCAGGTCGGCATCCCCCGCGAGGTCGAAGTAGCCCACCACGCCGCCGTAGAGGCCGCGCTGGGCGACCTCCAGCTCGTCGATGATCTCGAGCGCGCGGGGCTTCGGAGCGCCCGAGAGCGTGCCCGCGGGGAAGGTGGCCCGGAACGCGTCGATCGCCGTGGCATCCGCGCGCAGGTCGCCCTCGACGCTCGAGACGAGGTGCATGATGTGGCTGAACCGCTCGACCTGCATGAACTCGGTCACCTCGACCGTGCCGGCCGCGCAGACGCGCGACAGGTCGTTGCGCGCCAGGTCGACGAGCATGAGGTGCTCGGCCTGCTCCTTCGGGTCGGCGAGCAGCTCGTCGGCGAGTTCGACGTCGCGCTCCGGGGTCTCGCCGCGGGGGCGGGATCCGGCGATCGGATGCGTGAAGACGCGCCCGTGCTGCACCTTGACGAGGGCCTCGGGCGAGCTGCCGACGATCGCGTACGGCTCGCCCGCGGGCGTCTCGAGGCTCAGCAGGTACATGTACGGGCTCGGATTGAGCACCCGCAGCACGCGGTACACCTCGAGCGGCGAGGCGGCGAGCTCGTGGTCGAAACGCTGCGAGATGACCACCTGGAAGACGTCGCCGTCGCGGATGAAGTCCTTCGAGCGCACCACGGAGGCCTGGAAGGCCTCGGCGGCGATGCGCGCGCGCGGCTCGGGAGCCACCGTCAGATCCACCTGCGCGAGCTGGGCGGCGCTCGGCTGGGCGAGCGCGTGCTGCAGCGCGTCGAGCCGCTCCTGCGCGTCGGCCCAGGAGGCATCCGGGGTCGTCGCGCCGTCGTTGAGCACGGCGGCGATGAGCGTCGCGGTGCCCGTGCGGTGGTCGAGGGCCACGAGCTCCGAGACGAAGGCGAGCGCCTGACCCGGGATCGGCACCTCGGCGGGCGGCACCTCGGGCAGGTGCTCGAGCTGGCGCACCGCCTCCCAGCCGATGAAGCCGACCAGCCCGCCCGTGAGCGGCGGATGACCGGGCAGCGGCGGGGTGCTCCAGCGGTCGTAGAGCCGGGCGAGAGCCTCGAGCGGCGCGGACGGGGCCTCCGCGCCGAGCGCGCGGGCGGCATCCAGCCCGTAGTCGAGCCAGACGGCGCGGTCGCCGTCGTCGTCCCGCAGCTGGGTGAGCACCCCGAGGGAGCCGGCACCCACGAACGACCAGCGCGACCAGATGCCGCCCTGCTCGGCCGACTCGAGCAGGAAGGTGCCGGGCTTGCCGTCCGCGACCTTCCGGTAGACGCCCACCGGCGTCTCGCCGTCGGCGAAGAGCTCGCGCAGCACCGGCACGACCCGGTGCCCGGCGGCGACGGCGGCGTCGAACTCGGCGCGCGTGGTGGTGGTCACGAGGCGTTCTCCGTGGATTCTCCGATGACGGGGTCGAGCGGGTCGACGTCGAAGCAGCTGTGCGCGCCCGTGTGGCAGGCGGGACCGAGCTGCTCGACCTGGACCAGCAGCGTATCGCCGTCGCAGTCGAGCGCGGCGGCCCTCACGTACTGGCGGTTGCCGGAGGTGTCGCCCTTGCGCCAGTACTCCTGGCGGCTGCGGGACCAGAACGTCACGCGCCCCTCGGTGAGGGTGCGGCGCAGCGCCTCGGCGTCCATGTAGCCGAGCATGAGCACCTCGCGGGTGTCGTGCTGCTGGATGATCGCCGGCAGCAGGCCGTCCGCGTCGAAACGCGCCCGTGCCACGGTGTCGTCGATGGTGTCCGCGGTGCTCATCTGACCTCGATCCCCGCCTCGCCGAGGGCGTGCTTGACGTCGCCGACGGTCAGCTCGCCGTTGTGGAACACGGATGCGGCGAGCACGGCATCCGCGCCCGCCTCGACCGCGGGCGCGAAGTCGCGCGCGGCGCCCGCTCCCCCGCTCGCGATGACCGGCACGCGCGAGAGCTCCCGCATCGCGGCGACGAGCTCCAGATCGAAGCCCGCCTTGGTGCCGTCGGCGTCGATCGAGTTCACGAGCAGCTCGCCGGCGCCCCGCTCGATCGCCTCGCGCGCCCAGTCGAGGGCGTCGCGGTCGGTCTCCGTGCGGCCGCCGTGCGTCGTCACGACGAAACCGGAGGCGGTGCGGTCGGTGCGCTTGACGTCGAGCGACAGCACGCACACCTGTGCGCCGAAGCGGTCGGCGATCTCGTCGATCAGCTCGGGGCGCGCGAGGGCGGCCGAGTTGACGCCCACCTTGTCGGCGCCGTGCCCGAGCAGGCGGGCCACATCCTCCGTCGAACGCACGCCACCGCCCACCGTGAGCGGGATGAACACCTGCTCGGCGGTCGCGGTGACGGTGTCGTACATCGTGGAGCGGTCCTCGACCGTCGCGGTGACGTCGAGGAAGGTGATCTCGTCGGCCCCCTGCTCGAAGTACTTCGCGGCGAGCTCGACGGGGTCCCCGGCGTCGCGCAGCCCCTGGAAGTTCACGCCCTTGACGACGCGGCCGGCGGCCACGTCGAGACAGGGGATGACGCGGACGACGACGCTCATCAGATCCTCGCGGCGTGGATGGCGCTCACCAGGATCGCGCGGGCGCCGATCGCGTAGAGCTCGTCCATGACGTGGTTCATCTCGGTGCGCGGCACCATGACGCGCACCGCCACCCAGCCGGTGTCGCGCAGCGGCGACACCGTCGGCGACTCGAGGCCCGGCGTGATCGCCGAGGCCTGCTCGATGAGCTCCGCGGGCAGGTCGTAGTCGATGAGCACGTACTGGTGGGCGACGATGACGCCCTGGATGCGGCGGCGCAGCGTCTCGAGACCCGGCACCTCCTCGCGCGCGGCGATGAGCACGGCGCTCGACTCGAGGATGACGGGGCCGAAGATCTCGAGCCCCTGCTTCTTCAGGGTGCTGCCCGTCTCGACGACGTCGGCCACGGCATCCGCGACCCCGAGCCGGACGGCCGACTCGACCGCGCCGTCGAGGCGCACGACCGTGGCGGTGACACCCTCGGCCTCGAGGAAGTCGCGCACCAGGGCGTCGTAGCTCGTCGCGACGCGCACACCCTGCAGGTCCTGCAGGGTCTGGTAGCGGCCGATCGGACCCGCGAAGCGGAACGTGGAGGCACCGAAGTCGAGCGCGTCGATCTCGAGGGCGGCGGAGTGCGAGTCGAGCAGCAGGTCGCGGCCCGTGATGCCCACGTCGAGGGCGCCGGAGCCGACGTAGGTGGCGATGTCGCGGGGACGCAGGTAGAAGAACTCGACGTCGTTGCGCGGGTCCGCGACGATGAGCTCCTTCGGGTCGCGGCGCGTGGCGTAGCCGGCCTCGTGGAGCATCGAGGTGGCGGTCTCCGACAGCGTGCCCTTGTTGGGCACGGCGATTCTCAGCATGTCTGTGCTTTCTGTGTGTGAACGGTCATCGGCGGGGATGGCGGTTCACAGATGTCGTTCGACGTCCTCGAGGGTCAGACCCTTCGCGAGCATGAGCACCTGCAGGTGGTAGAGCAGCTGCGAGATCTCCTCCGCCGTCTCGGCGTCGGACTGGTACTCGGCGGCCATCCACACCTCGGCGGCCTCCTCGACGATCTTCTTGCCGATCGCGTGCACGCCCGCGTCGAGCTCCTGGACGGTGCGCGAGCCCTCGGGTCGCGCGACGGCCTTGGCGCTGAGCTCCTCGAAGAGGGCGTCGAAGGTCTTCACCCGGCTAGGTTACCGGGCCGCGGGGGTGGCGTCCGACGCATCCGACCTCATCCGCAACTCAGGAAACGGCGGACATCCATGCCCACCCGGCCGCGAGGCGGCCGAATCTCCTGAGTTGCGGAACCCGGAGTTCCCGCAACTCAGGAAGAAGCCCGGATGCAGCGGCGAACCGACGCCTCCGGGCTTCTTCTCCTGAGTTGCGGAAAGCGCGGGGTGGCTAGCGGACGCCGAGGAGGTCGATCACGAAGACGAGGGTGCGGCCGCCGAGGCGGTGACCGGAACCGGCGGGGCCGTAGGCCTGCGCGGGCGGAACGACGAGCTGGCGGCGTCCGCCGACCTTCATGCCCGGGATGCCGTCCTGCCAGCCCTTGATGAGCCCGGCGAGCGGGAACTGGATCGAGGCGCCGCGATCCCAGCTGGCGTCGAACTGCTCGCCCGTCTCGAAGTCGACGCCCACGTAGTGCACGTCGACGGTCGCGCCGGGGGTGGCCTCCGCGCCGTCGCCGACCTCGAGGTCGGTGATGACGAGCTCGGTGGGCGCGGGGCCCTCGATGAAGTCGATCTCGGGCTTGGTCTTGTCGCTCATGCGTCCAGGCTAGTGCGCGTGCGCGGCGGATGCCGCCTCGCGCAGGCCCGCGATCGCGGCGTCCACGTCGGCGGCGCCGTAGACCGAGGAGCCGGCGACGAAGGTGTCGGCGCCCGCCTCGGCCGCGATGCCGATGGTGTCGAGGGCGATGCCGCCGTCGACCTGCAGCCAGAGGTCGATGCCGTGGCGCTCCGCGGCCGCACGCAGGGCGCGCAGCTTCGGCATCATGTCGGCCATGAAGCTCTGCCCGCCGAAGCCGGGCTCGACCGTCATCACGAGCACCTGGTCGAACTCGGGCAGCAGCTCGAGGTACGGCTCGACGGCGGTGCCGGGCTTGAGGGCGAGCGAGGCGCGCGCGCCGATCCCGCGGATGCGCCGGGCCAGGGCCGCCGGGTCGAGGCTCGCCTCGGCGTGGAAGGTGACGGAGAACACGCCGAGCTCCGCGTAGCCGGGCGCCCAGCGGTCGGCATCCGAGATCATGAGGTGCACGTCGAGCGGGATCGGGGAGACGCGCTGCACGGCCTCGACCATCTGCGGGCCGAAGGTGAGGTTCGGCACGAAGTGGTTGTCCATGACGTCGACGTGCACCCCGTCGGCCGCGTGGATGCGCTCGACCTCGTGCTGGATGTTCGCCCAGTCGGCGGCGAGGATGCTCGGCTGGATGCGGGGTCCGGAACTCACGCTTCGACCCTAGTGAGCAGTTGCACGAACATCGCGTCGGTCCCGTGGCGATGCGGCCACAACTGCGCCGAGTCGGCCGCCGGCAGCCCGAGCGAACGCCGCGCGACGCGCTCGAGCGCGGCCGGGGTGTCGAGGGTGCGCAGCTCCGGGTGCCGCGCGAGCGCGGCCCGCACCTGCTCGCGCGTCTCGGCCGGATGCGGCGAGCAGGTCACGTAGGCGAGCACACCCCCCGGCGCGAGGGCCGCGACGGCCGCGTCGAGCAGTTGCGCCTGCAGCGCGACGAGGGCGGCGAGGTCGTCGGGCGACTTGCGCCAGCGCGCCTCGGGCCGACGGCGGAGTGCCCCGAGGCCCGTGCACGGCGCGTCGAGCAGGATGCGGTCGAAGCGCTCCCCCGCCTCCCCGAAGCGTCGCCCGTCGCCCTCGACCACCTCGGGCGCGTCCGCACCGTCGCCGAAGACGCGCACGGCGTTGCGGACGAGGCCCGCACGCGCCGGCACGAGCTCGTTCGCCACGAGGTGCGCACCCGCGGCGGCCGCCTCCGCGGCCAACAGCGCCGCCTTGCCGCCGGGGCCGGCGCAGAGGTCGAGCCAGCGCTCCCCCGCCGCGATCGGCCGGGCGCGGCTGAGCGCGAGCGCCGCGAGCTGGGAGCCCTCGTCCTGCACGCGCACGCGACCGGCGGCCACCTCGGGCAGCCGGGCCGGGTCGCCGCCGCCCGAGCGCACGGCGAGCGGCGACACCTCGCCCGGGGCGAGGCCCTCCGCCTCGAGCCGGGTGGCATCCGCGAGACCGGGGAGCGCGACGAGCGCCACCCGCGGGGCGTCGTTGTCGGCCGCGAGCAACGCCTCGAGCTCGCCCTCCGCCCCCTCGAGCGCGAGGGCGTCGCGCAGCGCGTCGACGACCCACTCCGGATGCGAGGATGCGACCGCGAGGCGCGCCGATCCCGAGAGCCCCGCGACCGCCCGCTCGCGCCAGGATTCGGGGGTCTCGCGGCTCACCGTCCGCAGCACGCCGTTCACGAATCCCGCGGCCGAGGACTTGCGCGCGCGGCGCACGAGCTCGACCGACTCGTCGAGCACCGCGTGCGCGGCCACCCGCATCCCCAGCAGCTGGTGCGCCCCGAGCCGCAGCACGTCGAGCACGGGCGGGTCGATACGGCCCGCGGGACGGCGGGCCGCCAGCTCGAGCACGCGGTCGTAGTAGCCCTGCATGCGCAACGTGCCGTAGACCAGCTCGGTCGCGAAGCCGGCGTCGGCGGGGTTCAGCTGCGCCTCCCGGATGCGCGCGGGCAGCAGCAGGTTCGCGTAGGCGTCGCTCTCACGCACCGCCGCGAGCACCTCGGCGGCCACCCGCCGCGCGGGCTGGATGCGGCTCATCCGAACACCGAGGTGGCGCCGGCGGGGCGTCCGCGCCACCAGTCGGCGGCGGGCATGGCGCGCTTGCCGGCCGGCTGCACGGTTCGCAGCTCGAGCGGCTCGTCGCCCGTTCCCACGTGCACCGCCTTGCCGCGCTGCGCCAGGGCTCCCGGTGGCAGCTGCGCGGCGCCGTGGGCGATCGCGGCCTCGTGGATCTTGAAGCGCTCCCCGTCGAGGAGGGTCGTCGCGCCCGGCTCGGGGGTCACCCCGCGGATGAGCGCGTCGACACGGGCGACGGGCAGCGTCCAGTCGATGCGGCCGTCGTCGAGGGTGAGCTTCGGCGCGAGCGTCACCTCGCCCTCCTGCGGGATCGCGGTGGCGGTGCCGTCCTCGATCGCGTCGACGACGCCCACGAGCAGGCGGGCGCCGGAGACGCTCAGCGCTTCGAGCAGGTGGCCGGCGGTCTGCACGCGTCCGACGGTGGCGCGCTCCATCGCGAACACGGGGCCGGCGTCCAGCTCCTCCACGAGCTGGAAGACGGCGGCGCCCGTCTCGGCGTCGCCCGCCATGACGGCGCGCTGCACGGGAGCGGCGCCCCGCCAGCGCGGCAGCAGCGAGAAGTGCAGGTTGATCCAGCCGTGCCGCGGGGCGCTCAGCACGGGTTCGCGGATGAGGCCCCCGTAGGCCACCACGACGCCGAGGTCCGCCTCGAGGGCGAGCAGCTCAGCCGTGACGGTCGCGAGCCGGTTGGCCTTGATGACCCGGATGCCCGCCTCCTCCGCGAGCTCGGCGACGGGCGTCGGCGTGAGCACGCGCTTGCGCCCCTGTGGTGCGTCCTCCCGTGTCACCACCGCGACCACCTCGTGGCGCGAGTCGAGCAGCGCCCGCAGGCTCGGCACGGCGGCGGCGGGGCTCCCCGCGAAGATCAGGCGCATCCCCCCATCCTGCCCTGTCCGCGAAAGTACGTCCTTTTGGGGCCGACACGCCGTCAGCGGGCCCAAAAGTACGTACTTTCGGGGACGTCGAGGTCAGAGCTCGTCGAAGGGCTCGGGATCGTCGAAGCGGGCACGCAGCGGGAGGGGGGCACGGCCGGGGCGCGCGGCGCCCGGAATCGGTTTGCGGCGCGTCGCGGCCTGGCGCACGATCTCGCCGCGCACGGCCCGGGCCACCTCGGCACCGTGGGCGTAGTCGAAGCGGATGATGGCACGGGCCCGGCCGTCGGCCACGCGTTCGGCGAGCACGGCCGCCTCGGGGGGCAGCGCACGACGGGCGGCGGCGACCGCGTCGGGCAGACCCTCGAGCGTCGCGACGCGCGCGGCCGGCGGGAAGCCGAGGGCGCGACGGTCCGCGAGCTCGGCACGCGCGAAGGCGCCGACGTTGCCCGTGGAGAGCGCCGTCGCGAGGCGGCCCCCGACTCCGACGAGCATGACGGGCGCGCCGTCCGCCGCGAGGGCGGCCGCATCCGACCACCAGCGCAGGCAGTCCTCGGCGATGCGCAGGGTCTCGCGCGCCACCATCCGCTCGCCGTCGAGCAGCAGCACGGCGCGGTAGCCGCCCGCCGCGACCGGCTCCGCGCCGCGCGTCGCCACCACGAGCGCAGGACGCTCGTCGACCTCGAGCACGCGGCGCTCGCCGTCGGCCACGACGACGCGCGCCCCCGGGAACGCCCGCCCGAGCTCCTCCGCGGTGCGGGTGCTGCCCGCCCCGACGCGCGTGAGCCGCGAGGAGCCGCACTCGGTGCACCGCCAGTGGGTCTCCTCGACCCCGCACCACAGACAGCTCGGCGCCCCGCCCGCGCGCTGCTGCCGCAGCGGGCCGCCGCAGCGTCGGCAGCGCGCCGCCGTGCCGCACTCGGCACAGCGCAGGCCCGGCGAGTATCCGGGGCGTGCCACCTGCACGAGCACCGGGCCCGTCGCGACCGCGGCGGCGGCCTCCCGCCAGGCGATCCCGGGGATGCGGGCGTGGGCGTCGTCGGGTGCCCCCGCCGCGTTCGCCGTCGAGACGACCCGCGCGCGGCGCGGCCGCTCGGGCGCGAGCCGCGAGAGCCAGCCGAGCTCCGCGAGCCGTTCCACCTCGGTCGTGCGGGTGTGCCCCGCGAACACGAGCGCGCCGCCCTGCTGCTCCTGGCGGATGAGGGCCGCGTCCCGGGCGTGCACGTAGGGGGTCAACGGCTCGGCGAGCAGCGGGTCGCCGTCGTTCCAGACCGCGAGGAGTCCGAGCCGGGAGGCCGGTGCGTACACGGCGGAGCGGCCGCCCAGCACGACGACCGGCTCCTCCCCCATCGCGCGCAGCATCCCGCGGTAGCGGTCGGCGTCGGGCTGCCCCGCGTCGAAGCGCACGATGCGATCCGCGGGCAGCAGTTCGCCGAGGGCCGCCTCCAGCTGGCGGATGTCGCGGTGGTCGGGCGCAACGAGGATGGCGCTCGCCCCCCGGGTCACGGTGCGCGCGGCGAGGGCGGCGAGGGCGAGCGCCCAGCGACCCACCCAGACCTCCCCCGCGCGCTCGACGCCCGGGTCGACCTCGAGGGCGGCCCGCCCGCCCGCGAGCAGGGCGTCGACCTCCCCGGTCGCGTAGCCGGGCACGACGGGCGCCTCGCGCTCGAGCGGCGGCGGCTCGGCGCGGCCCGCCGCCCGCGCCGCCAGCCACGCCTTCTCGACCCGCACCTGGCGCTTCGGGATCGCGAGTCGCAGCACGTCGATCGCCGACCCGGCCGCTCGGTCCGCGACCGCGCGCACGAGCCGCCACACCTCGGGGCGCAGCACCTCCGCACTCGACACCACGGCCTCGAGGTCCGAGAGCGGGCCCGGATGCTCCTGCTGGGTCGCGAGCTCGACGACGAAGCCCTGCGTCATCCGGTTCGCGGTGCGCAGCGGCACGCTGACGCGCACGCCGGGCACGACGCCCTCCATACCCGCCGGGATGCGGTAGTCGAGCAGGCGGTCGAGCTGCGGCAGCGGGGTGTCGAGGATGACCCGCGCGATCGTCGGCTCGACGGGAGGCACCGTCAGAGCCCGGCGGCGCTGCGCAGCTCGTCGACGCGGTCGAGCCGCTCCCACGTGAAGTCGGGAAGCTCGCGGCCGAAGTGGCCGTAGGCGGCGGTCTGCGCGTAGATCGGACGCAGTAGGTCGAGGTCGCGGATGATGGCGGCCGGACGCAGGTCGAACACCTCGCGGATGGCGTCGGTGATGACCGCGTCGGACACGGCCCCGGTGCCGAAGGTCTCGACGTAGAGCCCAACCGGGGCCGCCTTGCCGATCGCGTACGCGATCTGCACCTCGAGCCGATCGGCGAGGCCCGCGGCGACCGCGTTCTTGGCCACCCAGCGCATCGCGTAGGCGGCCGAACGGTCGACCTTGGAGGGGTCCTTGCCGGAGAAGGCGCCGCCGCCGTGGCGGGACGCGCCCCCGTAGGTGTCGACGATGATCTTGCGACCCGTGAGCCCGGCGTCGCCCTGGGGGCCGCCGATCTCGAAGCGCCCGGTGGG encodes:
- the trpC gene encoding indole-3-glycerol phosphate synthase TrpC; this translates as MLSELVAGALADASDRRAARSLAEVEADALAAPAPRDAHAALAPAERVKIIAEVKRASPSRGSLAEIRDPAGLAVSYQTGGASAISVLTEQRRFGGSLDDLRDVRAAVELPVLRKDFIAEPYQVFEARAAGADLVLLIVAALEQPVLAELHELIGQLGMTALVEAHSASEVERALEIGAGVVGVNARDLSTFQLDRDLFGTLADSIPAGVIRVAESAVSSPADVAHYRASGADVVLIGEALVTGDDPVATLETFLAAG
- a CDS encoding DUF6704 family protein, with protein sequence MTDLHDPGHGHSPAAWVAVIIMLVAFAAGTLFFWFDMPALVWASAGLLVVGLIVGWVLAKLGYGVKGPKYVAKVHD
- a CDS encoding Trp biosynthesis-associated membrane protein yields the protein MSGSRLRGMLLAASAVLAGLVLLAWSQPWFTFTFTAASGDPAPLQVGGDVAASGLAPLALTVLAVVAALALAGPVFRAVFGVLEALVGAAIVAVCAVTLGDPVASSASAITEVTGESGHEAVAALVASTSTTAWPTVAIVLGVLVALVGALVVVTGRRWPVAGRRYSRTRTEAVASDPIAEWDALSDGDDPTAPSR
- a CDS encoding anthranilate synthase component I; this encodes MTTTTRAEFDAAVAAGHRVVPVLRELFADGETPVGVYRKVADGKPGTFLLESAEQGGIWSRWSFVGAGSLGVLTQLRDDDGDRAVWLDYGLDAARALGAEAPSAPLEALARLYDRWSTPPLPGHPPLTGGLVGFIGWEAVRQLEHLPEVPPAEVPIPGQALAFVSELVALDHRTGTATLIAAVLNDGATTPDASWADAQERLDALQHALAQPSAAQLAQVDLTVAPEPRARIAAEAFQASVVRSKDFIRDGDVFQVVISQRFDHELAASPLEVYRVLRVLNPSPYMYLLSLETPAGEPYAIVGSSPEALVKVQHGRVFTHPIAGSRPRGETPERDVELADELLADPKEQAEHLMLVDLARNDLSRVCAAGTVEVTEFMQVERFSHIMHLVSSVEGDLRADATAIDAFRATFPAGTLSGAPKPRALEIIDELEVAQRGLYGGVVGYFDLAGDADLAIAIRTATLVGDTAYVQAGAGLVADSDPASEHLEAQNKAAAPLRAVAIANAMRRIG
- the hisI gene encoding phosphoribosyl-AMP cyclohydrolase produces the protein MSTADTIDDTVARARFDADGLLPAIIQQHDTREVLMLGYMDAEALRRTLTEGRVTFWSRSRQEYWRKGDTSGNRQYVRAAALDCDGDTLLVQVEQLGPACHTGAHSCFDVDPLDPVIGESTENAS
- the hisF gene encoding imidazole glycerol phosphate synthase subunit HisF, producing MSVVVRVIPCLDVAAGRVVKGVNFQGLRDAGDPVELAAKYFEQGADEITFLDVTATVEDRSTMYDTVTATAEQVFIPLTVGGGVRSTEDVARLLGHGADKVGVNSAALARPELIDEIADRFGAQVCVLSLDVKRTDRTASGFVVTTHGGRTETDRDALDWAREAIERGAGELLVNSIDADGTKAGFDLELVAAMRELSRVPVIASGGAGAARDFAPAVEAGADAVLAASVFHNGELTVGDVKHALGEAGIEVR
- the hisG gene encoding ATP phosphoribosyltransferase, with amino-acid sequence MLRIAVPNKGTLSETATSMLHEAGYATRRDPKELIVADPRNDVEFFYLRPRDIATYVGSGALDVGITGRDLLLDSHSAALEIDALDFGASTFRFAGPIGRYQTLQDLQGVRVATSYDALVRDFLEAEGVTATVVRLDGAVESAVRLGVADAVADVVETGSTLKKQGLEIFGPVILESSAVLIAAREEVPGLETLRRRIQGVIVAHQYVLIDYDLPAELIEQASAITPGLESPTVSPLRDTGWVAVRVMVPRTEMNHVMDELYAIGARAILVSAIHAARI
- a CDS encoding phosphoribosyl-ATP diphosphatase; protein product: MKTFDALFEELSAKAVARPEGSRTVQELDAGVHAIGKKIVEEAAEVWMAAEYQSDAETAEEISQLLYHLQVLMLAKGLTLEDVERHL
- a CDS encoding FKBP-type peptidyl-prolyl cis-trans isomerase, which translates into the protein MSDKTKPEIDFIEGPAPTELVITDLEVGDGAEATPGATVDVHYVGVDFETGEQFDASWDRGASIQFPLAGLIKGWQDGIPGMKVGGRRQLVVPPAQAYGPAGSGHRLGGRTLVFVIDLLGVR
- the rpe gene encoding ribulose-phosphate 3-epimerase → MSSGPRIQPSILAADWANIQHEVERIHAADGVHVDVMDNHFVPNLTFGPQMVEAVQRVSPIPLDVHLMISDADRWAPGYAELGVFSVTFHAEASLDPAALARRIRGIGARASLALKPGTAVEPYLELLPEFDQVLVMTVEPGFGGQSFMADMMPKLRALRAAAERHGIDLWLQVDGGIALDTIGIAAEAGADTFVAGSSVYGAADVDAAIAGLREAASAAHAH
- a CDS encoding RsmB/NOP family class I SAM-dependent RNA methyltransferase, yielding MSRIQPARRVAAEVLAAVRESDAYANLLLPARIREAQLNPADAGFATELVYGTLRMQGYYDRVLELAARRPAGRIDPPVLDVLRLGAHQLLGMRVAAHAVLDESVELVRRARKSSAAGFVNGVLRTVSRETPESWRERAVAGLSGSARLAVASSHPEWVVDALRDALALEGAEGELEALLAADNDAPRVALVALPGLADATRLEAEGLAPGEVSPLAVRSGGGDPARLPEVAAGRVRVQDEGSQLAALALSRARPIAAGERWLDLCAGPGGKAALLAAEAAAAGAHLVANELVPARAGLVRNAVRVFGDGADAPEVVEGDGRRFGEAGERFDRILLDAPCTGLGALRRRPEARWRKSPDDLAALVALQAQLLDAAVAALAPGGVLAYVTCSPHPAETREQVRAALARHPELRTLDTPAALERVARRSLGLPAADSAQLWPHRHGTDAMFVQLLTRVEA
- the fmt gene encoding methionyl-tRNA formyltransferase, which translates into the protein MRLIFAGSPAAAVPSLRALLDSRHEVVAVVTREDAPQGRKRVLTPTPVAELAEEAGIRVIKANRLATVTAELLALEADLGVVVAYGGLIREPVLSAPRHGWINLHFSLLPRWRGAAPVQRAVMAGDAETGAAVFQLVEELDAGPVFAMERATVGRVQTAGHLLEALSVSGARLLVGVVDAIEDGTATAIPQEGEVTLAPKLTLDDGRIDWTLPVARVDALIRGVTPEPGATTLLDGERFKIHEAAIAHGAAQLPPGALAQRGKAVHVGTGDEPLELRTVQPAGKRAMPAADWWRGRPAGATSVFG